Below is a window of Candidatus Desulfatibia profunda DNA.
AGCGGGAATCAGCGGAATCCGCACAGCCCTCGATCTTGCCGAACTGGGACACCAGGTGGGCCTTATCGATAAGGCCCCGGCAGGCGGGGGAATTCTTGCTCAACTGGACCGCCAGTTTCCGAATAATCATTGCGGCATGTGCCGCATGCTGCCCATGATCGACCGGGATGCCGGGCAGCAGTTTTGCCTTCGAAAAGGGTTGTTTCACGACAATATCGAGTTGATATTATCCGCAGAAATACTTTCCATTGAGGGCAATCCGGTCAACTTGACGGTAACCGTTTCCAGGCGTCCAAGCGGTGTCGATCACCAGCGGTGCACAGGATGCGGTGTATGTGAGACAAAATGCCCCGTTGAGGTTGCGGATGCGTTCAATGCCGGTTTGGGCAAACGCAAAGCTGTTTATCTGCCGGTGCCGCATCAGATTCCCAACCGGCGTGTGATCGACTGGGATACCTGTACATTGTGCGGCGCCTGCCGGGATGCCTGCCCGACCGGATCCATTGATCTTAATTATACACCCGTAACGCTGGTGCTGGAACATATTCCGGCGGTAATTCTTGCCACTGGTGTGGAACTGTTCGATCCCGGCCATGTTGATCTCTACGGGGCCGGGCACCTGCCCAATGTGGTCACCGCGACCGCCTTCGAGCGAATCCTGAGCGGCAGTGGACCGTATCAGGGCAGGGCGGTGCGTCCCTCTGACGGCAAGGCCGTTAAAAAAGTCGCCTGGATTCAGTGCGTGGGTTCCAGAAACGTGACGATCGGAGCCGATTACTGCTCCAGTGCCTGTTGCATGTTTGCCATTAAAGAGGCGGTTCTTGCCGTAGAGAAGATCGGCAAAGATGCCCGCGCCGTTATTTTTTACATGGATCTGCGAACTTTTGGAAGGGATTTTCAGCGTTACCGGGATCGGGCCGAAAACAAAGCCGGAGTTCGTTTTGTTCGCTGCCGGGTTCACAGTATCGAGCCGGCCGAAAATGACGGAGATGTTTGCATCGGTTATGTCGATGCGTCGGGAATTTTGATCGAGGAGATCTTCGACCTGGTGGTGCTTTCAACCGGCAGAAATCCAACATCTCAAGTTCCTGAATTTGCAGGTCGGGAGGGCGTTTATACGCTCGACTCCGCCCGGGATTTTTTGGATATTGCGGGTGCAGTCATCAGTGCGGGGGTTGTATCTGAAAATGTCAACCGCATGCTGTCTTCATCCGGAATTGTCCCGGCTGCGGCCAAACCGGAAAAATTGCAAACCGATGTGATGTGGGAGGCAAAGCCCCATCTTCAGATTGTTTTATGCACCTGCGGCGATACCCTGAATCAGGTGCTGGAATGGGATCGGATTGAAACGGAACTCGAAAATCTGCCGGGCAAGATGGAAGTTGCCAGGATAAAGACAATTTGCGATCAGAAGGGCTGGGATCAAATGACGGCGATGCTCCGTGACGGTCAAGCCAACCGGCTGCTGCTGGCCGCATGCAATCCCTTGGTGTATCTGCCCCGTCTCAAGGCGCTCGAAGCAGAAACAGAAATTTCACAGTCACTTATGGAAATCATCAACCTTCGCAGCCTGGCCGAGCAGGCGGCAGGCAGCGCCGATGGAACCCGGACGGTGCTTTGTGAGCTGGAAATGGGTGTCCAGCGCCTTATTGGCCGCAAACCGGAAGAGCCCGTGGCTTGTGCGGTCAGCAAAAGCGCCCTGATTGTCGGCGGAGGGCCGGCTGGTTTGGCAGCGGCAATTTCCTTGGCCGCTCAGGGTGTTCAAATATTTTTGGTGGAAAAGACAGACCGTCTGGGGGGCAATCTTTCCAATATCCGGGAAGCAGAAACCCGACAGATGATCGAAAAACTTGTCGCCCAGGTCCAAAATCATCCGCTGATTACCGTCCATTATGAAGCCGAAGTGATGCAAAATTTTGGCCGCGCGGGTTGCATGGTCACGCGCATTCGCCACAAGACCGGAGCCCAGGAGCCCATTATGCACGGTGCCGCCATCGTGGCAACCGGGGGGCAGGCTGCCTCAACCAGGGCGTATTTGTACGGGGAGCACGCTAAGATTATCACCCTTTTTGAACTTGAAGAGCGTCTTGCAAAGCCGGAATTTGCAGAAGGCCGGCTCGAAACGGTGGTTTTTATTCAATGTGTGGATTCGCGCGAAGAACCGCGTAATTATTGCAGCCGCATCTGCTGCCTGAAATCCCTGAAAGCGGCCATTGCCGTCCGGAATCTTCATCCGCAGGCTCAGGTCTATGTGTTTTACCGAGATATCATGACCTATGGGGATTCGGAAAAAGTATATACCCAAGCACGCAGAAACGGCGTTTGGTTTATCCCTTATGAATTGGATCGCAAACCGCAGGTGCGGATAGAATCCGGCCGGGTCATGGTGGCAGGATCGGATCCCGTGTTGGGTGAGCCGGTCTGTCTTGAACCGGATCTGGTGGCCCTGGCCACCGGTATCGTTCCCAACCCGGTTGCAGACCTAACTTCAATTTTTAATATTCATACGACTTGTGACGGCTTTGTCCAGGAGGCAGACAGTAAATGGCGGCCGGTTGACACCGGCCGGGAAGGCATTTTTATCTGCGGTCTGGCCCGTGGCCCGGCGCGGGCGGATGAAGCCGTAAACGAGGGTAAGGCAGCGGCGCAGAGAGCGCTGCGCATTTTGTCAAAAGACGCGCTCGTCTCGCCAAGACAGGTTGCCAGGGTGCGCCATGCCATCTGCTCGCTTTGCGAAACATGCCTGCAGGTATGTCCGTATCAGGCACGCTATGCGGATCCCGAAATGAACAGGATCCAGGTGGATCCGGCGGCCTGTCAGGGTTGCGGTGTCTGTGCGGCCGAATGTCCCAACAGTGCTACGATGATAGAGAATTTTGAAGAAATCGGGATCATGGCCGCCATCGAAGCGGCACTGTAAATTGGTCAGTAGTCATTGAACCCCGCGCGAAGCATCCGCTAAGGATAAACTTGAGGTGGTGAAAAGTTGAAACAAAAAAAGCAGTTTATGGCTCCGCACAGTATAACCAAACGATATCCGTCCGCCATCAAAGAAAAGGCTCCCCGGCGTCCGATCAACAGCCCGGCGGACCTGTGCCTGGCCTGCGGTACCTGTGCGGCCGGATGCCCGCTGACCGGAACCGAAGGGTTTGATCCGCGCAAAATTGTCCGCAGGGTGCTCATGGGCAGAGACAGCGAACTGATCGATTCTAAACTCATCTGGCTCTGCACCATGTGCGGCAAGTGCGAACACGCCTGCCCCATGGGGATCAATATCGTCAACCTGATCCGGACGGCACGGGGAATGGTCGACCGGGAAAGGGTTCCGGGAATGATCCATAAAGGTGTTGAGCTTGGACTCAAGTCCGGCAACAATCTCGGCCTTCCTGCTGAGGATTTTATTTTTATTATCGAAGATGTGGGAGCAGAGCTGGCACAGATACCGGGCTTTTCCGACTTCAAAGTTCCCATCGATAAAAAAGGGGCCAATCTTTTGCACACGCTCCACAATAAACTGGTGAACACTCAAAACGAGGATCTTGTTCACTGGTGGAAGATATTCCATCTGGCCAAAGAAGACTGGACGATTCCGAGTCTAAACTGGGAAGGGGTGAACTGGGGACTTTTCTCAGGCGACGATGATGCCATGAAATGCTTTGTGGACCGCATTGTGGAACATATGCAGCAACTTGAGATTGCCAATCTCATGTATCCGGAATGAGGGCACGCGTATCTGGCAACCCGGTACGGGCTGCAAAAATGGCATCCAGATTTTTTCGACCGTTTCGGGGCTTTAACCGTCTTCGATCTCTTGATAGAGTATATCCGCTCCGGACGCATCCGACTCGACAAAAACAGGATCGCCGGGCGGGTTGCCTACCACGATCCCTGCAATTACGGCCGCAAGTCCGAAGAGCTGTTTGCACACGGTTACTACGAGGAACCCCGCTGGATCCTGGACCAGTGCAGCTCGGACTGGATCGATCTTTTCCCCAACCGGGGCAACCAATACTGCTGCGGGGGCGGAGGAGGCACTCTATTGACCCCGTACCGGGACGAAAGAATCCACTATGCGCGTAAAAAAATGGAACAGATCCGGCGAACCGGGGCTGAAATACTGGTGGTCCCCTGCCATAGTTGCCACGGTCAAATCAAGGCCGTGGCCGATACATACGGGATGCCGGACCTGAGCGTCAAATACCTCTGGGAATTGGTGGCCGATATCCTGGTTATCGATTGAGATGATTCCCCGGATATTCCATGAGTTTGGGATATTTTTTCCAGCAGTCGGGGAGTTTTTTTAAACCGGGTTCATTAGCGGAATGGGTGATCATAGCTTAAAACATGTGCTGTTTGAGTTTATTAAGGATCGTTAGAAAGAACAGCCACACATCGTAAATCTATTTGAACCTGCCGGTGCTGAAATGCCGGTTGCTCCCTGCCGCCTCTGCCACGGCCGGATCAAGGCTGTGGCAGAAGCTTATGGTTGGCCTATTAAATTTTCCGTCATTTTTCTGTTCATTAATGCCAAATATTTTACAGAATCCCGCCTTTTAAATTCCGCTTACCTTAAAGAATTATAATTTATATCCCATTGATATCACGTGTGTTTGTCTATTCTTGGCTAAGCCCTATCGAGGTCATTTCTAATTGGCACATATCTTGCTGATAGTCTAAGAGTGAGTTATAGCAGTTCTCATAAATATGTTTCGATTGAAAAGCCTTTTGCTTTTTCGGTTGTTATGCATGAATTGGGTCAGGTTTACCGGTTGGCCCGTTAGCCTGTTGGCCCGTTTTTTAGATGTTACCGGCAAACCGGCGCACTGGAAAACCGGCCAACTATAATGTTGTGGACACCCGACTTAAGTGCACTTGGTTTACTGCTTAAAAAGAACGTTATTTTGAGAAACGCTATAGGATCCTGAAGAGGGCTGCATGCAAGGTAAGTCATTGAAATCTTTTACCGGTCTGGCGATAATGATTGACTTGAGAAACTTTTCCGAAGTTTCGCGAAGACTCCTTATCCAGAAGAAAAAACCATTCAGCAACACCATAAAATGGCGGATCTATGAGGTCATCTTTGATTTTTTGTCGGACACCTTGGGAACTATAATAAGTTGTGATAACGGCATCTTATTTGATTACAAACACACGGGCGACGGGTTTATATTTTTAACAAAGCACCATCGCAACAGGATCCAAAGCTTTTTGCACGGCTTTCTTTTCCTGCTTGAAATTTACCTGCATCTTGACAAGTCGGTACCGCAGCTTAACACCAAAATAATCGATCTGTTGGAGGGCAATTCCAAGATCGTAAGAGGCAACCGGCAGTTACGTTATATCGAAAACTTGTTTACCAATGTGTCCGGAACCATATGGCGAAATTATATTGATTTTTCTATCGGTGCGCACTGCGGCGCGATTTTTTACAAAACCTATGGGACCAAAAAAATCTTTTTGGGAAATACGATTAACCAGGCCTCCAGGTTTCAAGCATTATCAAAAACGTTTTCAGATTATAACCTGTTCTTCAGCCAGGAAGTTAACAACAGTTTAAATAAGGCCATCAAAAACCCCGGTCTTTTTTCAGAGTTGTCGACAAAGTGGTTTAAGGACCTGGAACGAATCGAATTAGCCGGCTTCGGTCCCACCGTCGTCAAAACCATTGAACGCAAGCATATCAGCCGTGTCAGGGAAAAATTAGTAATGTCCGTTGATAATGGTCAGTTGCCCGTCGCAGAGGATCCAAAAGCAGTTTATTCAGAATAATAGGAGCCATGCCGCTCCCGATGTTATGTCTGACCAATGGTTTAAAAATATTATTACAACTGACCATTGACAACGGACCACGGACA
It encodes the following:
- a CDS encoding 4Fe-4S dicluster domain-containing protein; its protein translation is MKQKKQFMAPHSITKRYPSAIKEKAPRRPINSPADLCLACGTCAAGCPLTGTEGFDPRKIVRRVLMGRDSELIDSKLIWLCTMCGKCEHACPMGINIVNLIRTARGMVDRERVPGMIHKGVELGLKSGNNLGLPAEDFIFIIEDVGAELAQIPGFSDFKVPIDKKGANLLHTLHNKLVNTQNEDLVHWWKIFHLAKEDWTIPSLNWEGVNWGLFSGDDDAMKCFVDRIVEHMQQLEIANLMYPE
- a CDS encoding CoB--CoM heterodisulfide reductase iron-sulfur subunit A family protein, which gives rise to MDKRPSKILVVGAGISGIRTALDLAELGHQVGLIDKAPAGGGILAQLDRQFPNNHCGMCRMLPMIDRDAGQQFCLRKGLFHDNIELILSAEILSIEGNPVNLTVTVSRRPSGVDHQRCTGCGVCETKCPVEVADAFNAGLGKRKAVYLPVPHQIPNRRVIDWDTCTLCGACRDACPTGSIDLNYTPVTLVLEHIPAVILATGVELFDPGHVDLYGAGHLPNVVTATAFERILSGSGPYQGRAVRPSDGKAVKKVAWIQCVGSRNVTIGADYCSSACCMFAIKEAVLAVEKIGKDARAVIFYMDLRTFGRDFQRYRDRAENKAGVRFVRCRVHSIEPAENDGDVCIGYVDASGILIEEIFDLVVLSTGRNPTSQVPEFAGREGVYTLDSARDFLDIAGAVISAGVVSENVNRMLSSSGIVPAAAKPEKLQTDVMWEAKPHLQIVLCTCGDTLNQVLEWDRIETELENLPGKMEVARIKTICDQKGWDQMTAMLRDGQANRLLLAACNPLVYLPRLKALEAETEISQSLMEIINLRSLAEQAAGSADGTRTVLCELEMGVQRLIGRKPEEPVACAVSKSALIVGGGPAGLAAAISLAAQGVQIFLVEKTDRLGGNLSNIREAETRQMIEKLVAQVQNHPLITVHYEAEVMQNFGRAGCMVTRIRHKTGAQEPIMHGAAIVATGGQAASTRAYLYGEHAKIITLFELEERLAKPEFAEGRLETVVFIQCVDSREEPRNYCSRICCLKSLKAAIAVRNLHPQAQVYVFYRDIMTYGDSEKVYTQARRNGVWFIPYELDRKPQVRIESGRVMVAGSDPVLGEPVCLEPDLVALATGIVPNPVADLTSIFNIHTTCDGFVQEADSKWRPVDTGREGIFICGLARGPARADEAVNEGKAAAQRALRILSKDALVSPRQVARVRHAICSLCETCLQVCPYQARYADPEMNRIQVDPAACQGCGVCAAECPNSATMIENFEEIGIMAAIEAAL
- a CDS encoding (Fe-S)-binding protein encodes the protein MIEYIRSGRIRLDKNRIAGRVAYHDPCNYGRKSEELFAHGYYEEPRWILDQCSSDWIDLFPNRGNQYCCGGGGGTLLTPYRDERIHYARKKMEQIRRTGAEILVVPCHSCHGQIKAVADTYGMPDLSVKYLWELVADILVID